A single region of the Yersinia entomophaga genome encodes:
- the napC gene encoding cytochrome c-type protein NapC, protein MTEEKKPGVIRRLWQWWRRPSRLALGTLLLIGFVAGIIFWGGFNTGMEMANTEKFCISCHEMKDNVYQEYLGTIHYSNRSGVRATCPDCHVPHEWGPKMLRKIKASKELYAKTFGLIDTPQKFEAHRLTMAQSEWARMKANNSQECRNCHNFDNMDFTAQKTVAAKMHNSAITEGKTCVDCHKGIAHKLPDMREIPNGF, encoded by the coding sequence ATGACAGAGGAAAAAAAACCGGGTGTGATCCGGCGGTTATGGCAGTGGTGGCGCAGGCCGAGCCGATTGGCGCTAGGGACGTTACTGCTGATCGGTTTTGTTGCTGGGATTATTTTCTGGGGTGGTTTCAACACCGGAATGGAAATGGCTAACACCGAAAAGTTCTGTATCAGTTGTCATGAAATGAAAGACAACGTGTACCAGGAATATTTGGGCACTATTCACTACAGTAACCGCAGCGGCGTCAGAGCCACTTGTCCGGATTGCCACGTTCCGCACGAATGGGGCCCGAAAATGTTGCGTAAAATCAAAGCCAGTAAAGAACTGTACGCGAAAACCTTTGGTTTGATTGATACGCCGCAGAAATTTGAGGCGCACCGGCTGACGATGGCGCAGAGTGAATGGGCGCGTATGAAAGCCAATAATTCGCAAGAATGTCGAAACTGTCATAACTTCGACAATATGGATTTCACCGCGCAGAAAACCGTGGCGGCCAAAATGCATAATAGCGCGATTACCGAAGGCAAAACCTGCGTAGATTGCCATAAAGGTATTGCCCATAAACTACCGGATATGCGGGAAATTCCTAACGGCTTTTAA
- the nudK gene encoding GDP-mannose pyrophosphatase NudK has protein sequence MSAKIENIQRTLLSDNWYVLNKYSYDLKRKNGELVHQEREVYDRGNGATILLYNRAKGTVILINQFRMPTYVNGNESGMLLEACAGLLDADTPEDCIRREAIEETGFEIGEVEKLFAAYMSPGGVTELVHFFAAEYLPEQRIYAGGGIDDEDIEVLEIPFKEALAMIADGRIKDGKTIMLLQHAQIKGWFE, from the coding sequence ATGTCAGCAAAAATCGAGAATATCCAACGCACGTTATTATCTGATAATTGGTATGTGCTGAATAAATATTCTTACGACTTAAAAAGAAAAAACGGTGAGTTAGTCCATCAGGAGCGTGAAGTCTACGACCGAGGCAACGGTGCCACTATCTTGTTATATAACCGCGCCAAAGGAACCGTAATATTAATCAACCAATTTCGTATGCCTACATATGTTAACGGCAATGAAAGCGGCATGTTATTAGAAGCCTGCGCTGGTCTGTTGGATGCGGATACTCCGGAAGACTGTATTCGCAGGGAAGCGATAGAAGAAACCGGTTTTGAAATTGGCGAAGTGGAAAAACTATTTGCTGCGTATATGTCACCCGGCGGCGTCACCGAACTGGTGCATTTCTTTGCTGCGGAATATCTGCCGGAACAGCGTATTTATGCCGGTGGCGGTATTGATGACGAAGATATAGAGGTTCTGGAAATTCCCTTCAAAGAAGCGCTGGCGATGATTGCCGATGGTCGCATCAAAGACGGCAAAACCATCATGCTGCTACAGCATGCGCAGATTAAGGGCTGGTTTGAATGA
- the maeB gene encoding NADP-dependent oxaloacetate-decarboxylating malate dehydrogenase, producing MDEQLKQSALDFHQYPTPGKIQVSPTKPLATQRDLALAYSPGVAAPCLEIAADPLAAYKYTARGNLVAVISNGTAVLGLGNIGALAGKPVMEGKGVLFKKFSGIDVFDIEVDEHNPDKLIDIIASLEPTFGGINLEDIKAPECFYIEQKLRERMNIPVFHDDQHGTAIICTAAVLNGLRVVEKDISDVRLVVSGAGAASIACLNLLVALGLKRHNITVCDSKGVIYQGREPNMEATKAAYAITDNGQRTLGDAIPNADIFLGCSGPGVLTQDMVKTMAPNPLIMALANPEPEILPPLAKAVRPDAIICTGRSDYPNQVNNVLCFPFIFRGALDVGATAINEEMKLACVHAIADLALAEQNDIVASAYGEQDLSFGPEYIIPKPFDPRLIVKIAPAVAKAAMDSGVATRPIENFDAYVEKLSEFVYKTNLFMKPIFSQARKELKRVVLTEGEEERVLHATQELVSQGLAFPILIGRPSVIDMRLKKLGLQIVAGKDFEVVNNESDPRFNEYWQEYYQIMKRRGVSQEQARRAVISNTTVIGSIMLHRGEADAMICGTIGNYHEHYSVVEKVFGFRDGVHVAGAMNALLLPTGNTFIADTYVNDDPTPEELAEITLMAAETVRRFGIEPKVALVSHSSFGTADCPSARKMRRTLELVNQMAPQLEIDGEMHGDAALVESIRHDLMPDSPLKGAANVLIMPNMEAARISYNLLRVTSSEGVTVGPVLMGVAKPVHILTPIASVRRIVNMVALAVVEAQTELL from the coding sequence ATGGACGAACAGTTGAAACAAAGTGCCCTGGATTTTCACCAATATCCCACTCCGGGTAAAATCCAGGTCTCGCCAACCAAGCCGCTGGCCACGCAACGAGATCTGGCGCTGGCGTATTCTCCTGGCGTAGCGGCACCTTGTCTGGAGATTGCGGCCGACCCTTTGGCTGCCTATAAATATACTGCGCGCGGCAATTTGGTTGCGGTGATTTCTAACGGCACTGCGGTGCTGGGGCTAGGTAATATTGGCGCTTTAGCCGGAAAACCGGTTATGGAAGGCAAGGGCGTTCTGTTTAAAAAATTCTCAGGTATTGATGTTTTTGATATTGAAGTTGACGAGCATAATCCCGATAAGTTGATCGACATTATCGCCTCACTGGAACCGACCTTCGGCGGTATTAATCTGGAAGATATTAAAGCGCCAGAGTGCTTCTATATTGAACAAAAACTGCGCGAACGGATGAACATTCCGGTATTCCACGACGATCAGCACGGCACTGCGATTATTTGTACTGCAGCTGTTCTGAACGGTCTGCGCGTAGTTGAGAAAGATATTTCTGATGTTAGGCTGGTGGTTTCCGGGGCAGGGGCTGCATCCATTGCCTGTCTGAATCTGCTGGTTGCACTGGGGCTGAAACGTCACAATATTACGGTTTGCGACTCAAAAGGCGTTATTTATCAAGGTCGCGAACCCAATATGGAGGCGACCAAAGCCGCGTATGCCATTACGGATAACGGCCAGCGTACTTTGGGAGATGCCATTCCAAACGCCGATATTTTCCTTGGCTGCTCCGGCCCCGGCGTATTGACGCAGGACATGGTCAAAACCATGGCCCCTAATCCGTTGATTATGGCGCTCGCGAATCCAGAGCCGGAAATTTTACCGCCGCTGGCGAAAGCCGTGCGTCCTGATGCGATAATCTGTACCGGCCGTTCGGATTATCCGAATCAGGTGAATAACGTTCTGTGTTTCCCGTTCATCTTCCGCGGCGCACTGGATGTGGGTGCCACAGCCATTAACGAAGAGATGAAGCTGGCCTGCGTTCACGCTATTGCCGATCTGGCTCTGGCGGAACAAAACGACATAGTGGCTTCAGCCTACGGCGAACAAGACCTGTCCTTCGGCCCTGAATACATTATTCCTAAGCCTTTTGACCCACGCCTGATCGTCAAAATCGCCCCTGCGGTAGCCAAAGCGGCCATGGACTCTGGCGTAGCCACGCGTCCAATCGAAAATTTCGATGCTTACGTCGAGAAACTTTCAGAATTCGTCTACAAAACCAACCTGTTTATGAAGCCGATCTTCTCTCAGGCTAGAAAAGAGCTGAAACGAGTAGTCCTGACAGAAGGGGAAGAAGAAAGAGTATTGCATGCGACTCAAGAGCTTGTTTCTCAAGGGCTCGCATTCCCTATTCTGATTGGTCGGCCAAGCGTTATTGATATGCGACTGAAGAAACTGGGGCTGCAAATCGTTGCGGGTAAAGACTTTGAAGTGGTGAATAACGAATCCGATCCTCGCTTTAATGAATACTGGCAAGAGTACTACCAGATCATGAAACGCCGGGGTGTTTCTCAGGAGCAGGCGCGTCGTGCCGTGATTAGCAATACGACGGTGATCGGTTCTATTATGCTGCACCGCGGCGAAGCCGATGCCATGATTTGCGGCACCATCGGCAATTATCATGAGCACTATTCGGTGGTGGAGAAAGTCTTCGGTTTCCGTGATGGCGTACACGTGGCTGGCGCGATGAACGCCTTGTTGTTGCCAACCGGTAATACTTTTATCGCTGATACCTATGTTAATGACGATCCAACCCCGGAAGAACTGGCTGAAATTACTTTGATGGCGGCAGAAACCGTGCGTCGTTTCGGTATTGAGCCAAAAGTAGCGCTGGTTTCTCATTCTAGTTTCGGTACTGCGGATTGCCCATCAGCCCGTAAAATGCGTCGTACTCTGGAATTGGTCAACCAAATGGCACCGCAGTTGGAAATTGACGGCGAAATGCACGGCGATGCGGCTTTGGTGGAAAGTATTCGCCATGACCTGATGCCGGACAGTCCGTTGAAAGGTGCGGCTAATGTGTTGATTATGCCGAATATGGAAGCAGCGCGTATCAGCTACAACCTATTGCGCGTGACCTCATCTGAGGGCGTAACCGTTGGTCCGGTATTGATGGGCGTGGCGAAACCGGTGCATATTTTAACGCCGATCGCGTCAGTACGTCGTATTGTGAACATGGTGGCACTGGCGGTCGTCGAGGCACAAACTGAGTTGCTGTAA
- a CDS encoding ChaN family lipoprotein, with product MRILLLFSMFLMISCTSTPPKNIPSDKSDITAFGTITDLHTGKVLTASQLVDELAGAPQVIVGEKHDNLYHHQIERWLIENLAQKRPQGSVLLEMLNPNQQIKVDKVKSWLQQEPRVRESRIVELLAWQPGWSWALYGDLAMTVMRAPYPVWSANLDRDEIMAIYKEKPPLEGKFSTTPEVRAALEKLIRASHDNKIDASQLASMVAIQQQRDRRMAERLLAAPTPTLLIAGGYHAAKNIGVPLHMQDLKAASHPLVLMLAEEGANVGPENADYLWSVPVKTLPR from the coding sequence ATGAGAATCTTATTATTATTCAGTATGTTTTTAATGATTAGCTGTACTTCTACGCCTCCTAAAAATATTCCGAGCGATAAATCCGATATTACCGCCTTCGGAACCATTACCGATCTTCATACCGGAAAAGTCCTGACGGCCTCCCAGTTAGTGGATGAGCTGGCGGGTGCTCCTCAAGTGATCGTGGGTGAGAAACACGATAATCTTTATCACCATCAAATCGAGCGGTGGTTGATAGAAAATCTGGCACAGAAACGGCCACAGGGCAGTGTATTGCTGGAAATGTTGAATCCGAACCAACAGATCAAGGTGGATAAGGTTAAGTCCTGGCTACAGCAAGAGCCTCGTGTTAGGGAAAGTCGAATTGTGGAGCTGCTGGCTTGGCAGCCGGGCTGGAGTTGGGCGCTGTACGGCGATCTGGCAATGACGGTGATGCGTGCGCCTTATCCCGTGTGGTCGGCGAATTTGGATCGAGATGAAATCATGGCGATCTATAAGGAAAAACCGCCGTTAGAGGGCAAATTTTCTACCACGCCAGAAGTGCGCGCGGCGCTGGAAAAGCTAATTCGTGCGTCTCACGATAATAAAATTGATGCTTCGCAATTAGCTTCAATGGTGGCCATTCAGCAGCAGCGCGACCGCCGTATGGCTGAACGTTTGCTGGCCGCGCCCACTCCAACACTATTAATTGCCGGCGGTTATCATGCGGCGAAAAATATTGGGGTGCCTTTGCATATGCAGGATCTTAAAGCGGCTTCACACCCGTTGGTGCTAATGCTGGCTGAAGAGGGCGCTAACGTAGGGCCAGAAAATGCAGATTATCTGTGGTCTGTACCGGTAAAGACTTTACCGCGCTAA